One Euphorbia lathyris chromosome 1, ddEupLath1.1, whole genome shotgun sequence DNA segment encodes these proteins:
- the LOC136224862 gene encoding gibberellin 20 oxidase 1 — protein sequence MAVECMKAMPNHDQDRKSIVFDAKQLRYQSNIPQQFIWPDDEKPIMNAKELPVPHIDLGGFLSGDPVAAMEASKLVGEACQKHGFFLVVNHGVDRRLINDAHKYMDKFFELPLPEKQKSQRKTGEHCGYASSFTGRFSSKLPWKETLSFLYTAQQNSPNLVQEYFQNTMGESFSDFGKVYEEYCESMSSLSLGIMELLGMSLGVSKGHFREFFEENDSIMRLNYYPPCQKPDLTLGTGPHCDPTSLTILHQDQVGGLQVFVDDEWRSITPNFDAFVVNIGDTFMALSNGRFKSCLHRAVVNSETTRKSLAFFLCPKSDKIVRAPEKLVDKYYPRIYPDFTWPMLLEFTQKHYRADMRTLEKFTNWVLQQRNY from the exons ATGGCAGTAGAATGCATGAAAGCTATGCCTAATCACGATCAAGACAGAAAATCAATAGTTTTTGATGCAAAACAACTTAGATACCAATCGAACATACCTCAACAGTTCATCTGGCCGGATGACGAAAAACCGATTATGAATGCGAAAGAACTTCCAGTTCCGCATATCGATTTAGGCGGATTCCTTTCCGGTGATCCTGTGGCTGCAATGGAAGCATCGAAGCTCGTCGGAGAAGCTTGCCAGAAACACGGTTTTTTTCTAGTTGTTAATCATGGCGTCGATCGGAGGTTAATAAATGATGCTCATAAATATATGGATAAGTTCTTCGAATTGCCTCTCCCTGAGAAGCAAAAGTCTCAGAGGAAAACTGGTGAACACTGTGGCTATGCTAGTAGCTTCACTGGTAGGTTTTCTTCCAAACTTCCGTGGAAAGAAACGCTGTCGTTTCTCTATACGGCGCAGCAAAATTCACCTAATTTAGTTCAGGAGTATTTTCAGAACACAATGGGCGAGAGTTTCTCGGATTTTGG CAAGGTTTATGAGGAGTACTGCGAGTCGATGAGTAGTTTATCGCTGGGAATCATGGAACTCCTGGGAATGAGCTTGGGAGTAAGCAAAGGTCATTTCAGGGAattttttgaagaaaatgaTTCGATAATGAGACTGAACTATTATCCTCCATGCCAAAAACCTGATCTTACTTTAGGAACTGGGCCTCATTGCGATCCAACATCGTTAACGATTCTTCATCAAGATCAAGTGGGGGGTCTTCAAGTGTTTGTGGACGACGAATGGCGTTCTATTACCCCAAATTTCGATGCTTTTGTCGTTAACATTGGCGACACTTTCATG GCACTTTCGAACGGGAGATTCAAGAGCTGCTTGCACAGGGCAGTAGTGAACAGTGAAACAACAAGAAAGTCACTAGCGTTTTTTTTGTGCCCAAAGAGTGATAAAATAGTGAGAGCACCAGAAAAATTAGTGGACAAATACTATCCAAGAATATACCCAGATTTCACATGGCCAATGCTTCTTGAATTTACACAGAAGCATTACAGGGCCGACATGAGGACACTTGAAAAGTTCACAAATTGGGTTCTTCAACAGAGAAACTACTAG